A single region of the Anguilla anguilla isolate fAngAng1 chromosome 17, fAngAng1.pri, whole genome shotgun sequence genome encodes:
- the mrtfaa gene encoding myocardin-related transcription factor A isoform X1 yields the protein MDSHAGAEPRPDGTASGGGAPGPAPSPQSEAVTNELQELSLHPAPNLLPIRERKNVLQLKLQQRRTREELVNQGIMPPLKSPAAFHEQRKSLERARTEDYLKRKIRSRPERSELVRMHILEETSAEPSLQAKQLLLKRARLADDLNDKISHRPGPMELIHKNILPVHSSLKQALIETDFPKVAGESSSFDEDSSDALSPDQLAGHDSPLGPAPLPSPPDMLTCSSNPSPTQFITRAPPPPPPAPPVPSPQNLTNGTVAPAFSRPAPTLIKSKSASDRPTQRSKKPKDSKPKVKKLKYHQYIPPDQKVEREPPPQLDSTYAKILHQQQLFLQLQIINQQQQHYNYHTILPAPPKPPADQQPSSGPSPSRTTPAPTSASPGQSGQSRQIHALAKPGPLPPNLDDLKVAELKQELKLRGLPVSGTKNDLIERLRNFQEQNGVATATGPAPGGGAAKNNPPQQQQLAQPAGPSPVLGGAAVLQPSGEGNMVLAAFPFVATVGGGGAQTAAPPPVMQFGSTSSSPPASPALSDRSLAGTSPDETSCNGDAFEMVSSPLTQLSLHPSPQPSVATVKEESPDAASASCRFSSQHAVRRAGCPREAGGAVDKDQMLQEKDAQIEALTRMLRQKQRLVETLRLQLERGKHPDRLRVKEEPRDAAGDPPAGPPACCLSPDLLDGDTIRVTVKQEEEEEEEEEMKCEDQPPDQAQLSRAAEAESQQEAESQLTLQQREAELQLSLQQREAESQLQRPQPAQLQQLQDLLLQQSQQMHSEHQLHKKKKSHRQREKQEAQLQRLEAQQLQRQEVQQQIQEVQKQRRQEVQQQQRQEVQQQQRQEAQLQKQEAQLKQKQNAQQLLHSQQVFINQQMQTPASVPTPSFPLDLLKGQTTPTLLTDSNGNHFLIALTNHSPDGGAGRRAERKASGHVKLQRLKSSPAKSSSQSPPHPSGTENQSEPRMQPGGLTDQPVRKGQRAGLHVSTSSSQGAVPSFSAPPSLQPFFLGDDSAPSGNPLSPSPPHSTEVCLSLDQHALFSPPSPSPKQTCTSTQPGKENGSSQHMDDLFDILIQSGEISASFKGEPDPALSRLRPNTPPPSPAHSSNQLSPAPATSQQPLGGEPQPPSSAEGDGSAVGSGRLEDFLESTTGKPLLGAEPGGPLTLIDDLHSQMLSTSSILDQPPSPMDTCDLSFTPHPTGLDFGDPALDTMDWFDMTMGGAGSGGAGLAPLSSHTPPSVFSADFLDSSDLQLHWDSCL from the exons CGCTGAAGAGTCCAGCCGCCTTTCATGAACAGAGGAAGAGTCTGGAGCGCGCTCGG ACTGAAGACTACCTGAAGAGGAAGATCAGAAGCAGGCCGGAGAGGTCGGAGTTGGTGAGGATGCACATATTGGAag agacGTCAGCAGAGCCCTCCCTACAGGCTAAGCAGCTGCTGCTGAAACGCGCTCGTCTGGCGGACGACCTCAACGACAAGATCTCTCACCGGCCCGGCCCCATGGAACTGATCCATAAGAACATCCTGCCGGTGCACAGCAGCCTTAAACAGGCGCTCATAG agaCGGATTTCCCCAAGGTGGCGGGGGAGAGCTCCTCGTTCGACGAGGACAGCAGCGACGCCCTCTCCCCGGACCAGCTGGCCGGTCACGACTCTcccctgggccccgcccccctgccctcgCCCCCAGAcatgctcacctgcagcagtaacccctcccccacgcaG TTTATCACTCGGGCCCCGCCTCCACCACCTCCCGCCCCTCCTGTGCCCTCCCCGCAGAACCTGACCAATGGCACGGTGGCTCCTGCATTTTCTAGGCCCGCCCCCACGCTGATTAAG TCCAAGTCCGCCTCTGACCGGCCGACTCAGCGCTCTAAGAAGCCCAAGGACAGCAAGCCCAAGGTGAAGAAGCTCAAGTACCACCAGTACATCCCCCCCGACCAGAAGGTCGAGCGCGAGCCGCCCCCCCAGCTGGACTCCACCTACGCCAAAAtcctgcaccagcagcagctcttcctgcagctgcagatcatcaaccagcagcagcagcactatAACTACCACACCATCCTGCCTGCCCCGCCTAA ACCCCCTGCCGACCAGCAGCCTTCCTCCGGCCCCTCCCCATCTCGGACCACTCCCGCCCCTACGTCGGCCTCCCCTGGTCAGAGTGGGCAAAGTCGACAGATCCATGCCCTTGCCAAGCCTGGCCCTTTGCCCCCTAACCTGGATGACTTAAAG GTGGCGGAGctgaagcaggagctgaagctgCGCGGGTTGCCCGTGTCCGGCACGAAGAACGACCTCATCGAGCGGCTGAGGAACTTCCAGGAGCAGAACGgggtcgccacggcgacgggcCCCgcgccagggggcggggccgcgaaAAACAACccgccgcagcagcagcagctggcccAGCCCGCCGGCCCCTCCCCCGTTCTGGGAGGAGCCGCCGTCCTGCAGCCGTCGGGAGAAGGCAACATGGTGCTGGCGGCCTTCCCGTTTGTGGCCACGGTCGGGGGAGGCGGAGCCCAGactgcagctccgcccccggTGATGCAGTTTGGCAGCACGAGCTCCTCCCCTCCGGCGTCTCCCGCCCTGTCCGACCGCTCATTGGCCGGAACGAGCCCGGACGAGACGAGCTGTAACGGGGATGCATTTGAGATG gtctcctcccccctcacccagcTGAGCCTGCACCCCTCCCCGCAGCCCTCCGTCGCCACGGTGAAGGAGGAGAGCCCGGACGCGGCCTCTGCCTCCTGCCGCTTCTCCTCCCAGCATGCCGTGCGGCGGGCGGGGTGCCCCCgggaggcgggcggggccgtGGACAAGGACCAGATGCTGCAGGAGAAGGACGCGCAGATCGAGGCGCTGACGCGCATGCTGCGGCAGAAGCAGCGGCTCGTGGAGACCCTGCGCCTGCAGCTGGAGCGCGGCAAGCACCCCGACCGCCTGCGTGTCAAAGAGGAGCCCCGCGACGCCGCCGGGGACCCCCCCGCGGGCCCCCCCGCCTGCTGCCTCTCCCCCGACCTCCTGGACGGAGACACCATCCGGGTGACCGTcaagcaggaggaagaggaggaggaggaggaggagatgaagtGCGAGGACCAGCCCCCGGACCAGGCCCAGCTGTCTCGGGCCGCAGAGGCGGAGTCACAGCAGGAGGCGGAGTCGCAGCTGACCCTGCAGCAGCGGGAGGCGGAGTTGCAGCTGTCGCTGCAGCAGCGGGAGGCGGAGTCGCAGCTGCAGCGTCCGCAGCcggcacagctgcagcagctgcaggatctGCTCTTGCAGCAGAGCCAGCAGATGCACTCGGAACACCAGCTGCACAAGAAGAAGAAGTCACACAGGCAGCGGGAGAAGCAGGAAGCGCAGCTGCAGAGACTGGAAGCGCAGCAgctgcagagacaggaagtgcagcagcagatacaggaagtgcagaagcagcggagacaggaagtgcagcagcagcagagacaggaagtgcagcagcagcagagacaggaagcgcagctgcagaaacaggaagcGCAGCTGAAACAGAAGCAGAACGCACAGCAGCTGTTACACTCGCAGCAG GTGTTCATCAACCAGCAGATGCAGACCCCTGCTTCggtccccaccccctccttcccaTTGGACCTGCTGAAGGGACAGACCACCCCTACCCTTTTGACGGACAGCAACGGTAACCACTTCCTGATCGCGCTGACCAACCACAGTCCGGACGGCGGGGCCGGCAGGAGGGCAGAGCGCAAAGCGAGCGGCCATGTCAAGCTGCAG AGACTGAAGTCCTCTCCCGCCAAGTCCTCCAGCCAGTCGCCGCCCCACCCTTCCGGCACCGAGAACCAATCAGAGCCGCGGATGCAGCCTGGTGGCCTCACCGACCAGCCAGTCAGAAAG GGACAGAGGGCGGGGCTACACGTGTCGACCAGCAGCTCGCAAGGGGCGGTTCCATCTTTCTCTGCTCCGCCCAGTCTTCAGCCTTTCTTTTTGGGCGATGACTCCGCCCCCAGTGGAAACCCCCTCTCGCCTTCTCCCCCTCATAGT acGGAGGTGTGTTTGAGCCTCGACCAGCACGCACTGTTcagtcccccctccccatcccccaaacAGACGTGCACCTCCACTCAACCTGGGAAG GAGAATGGCTCTAGTCAGCACATGGACGACCTGTTTGACATCCTCATTCAGagtggag AGATCTCAGCCAGCTTCAAAGGCGAGCCAGACCCCGCCCTCTCACGCCTCCGCcccaacacccctcccccttcgccTGCCCATTCCTCCAACCAGCTCTCACCCGCCCCCGCAacttcccagcagcccctgggaGGAGAGCCTCAGCCGCCGTCCTCCGCAGAAGGTGACGGTAGTGCGGTGGGAAGCGGCCGCCTGGAGGACTTCCTGGAGAGCACCACTGGAAAACCGCTGCTGGGGGCTGAGCCCGGCGGGCCCTTGACTTTGATTGACGACCTCCACAGCCAAATGCTTAGCACCTCCAGTATATTGgaccagcccccctcccccatggaCACCTGCGACCTGAGcttcaccccccaccctacAGGACTGGACTTTGGAGACCCCGCTCTGGACACCATGGACTGGTTTGACATGACCATGGGCGGGGCCGGCAGTGGGGGGGCGGGCCTGGCACCTCTCAGCTCCCACACGCCCCCTAGTGTCTTTTCAGCAGACTTTTTGGACAGCTCTGACCTGCAGCTGCACTGGGATTCCTGCTTATAG
- the mrtfaa gene encoding myocardin-related transcription factor A isoform X2, with product MRLRHRELSRVVSLRLRFGLARFQPCRGSATGRRGGGRPALAPVLQLKLQQRRTREELVNQGIMPPLKSPAAFHEQRKSLERARTEDYLKRKIRSRPERSELVRMHILEETSAEPSLQAKQLLLKRARLADDLNDKISHRPGPMELIHKNILPVHSSLKQALIETDFPKVAGESSSFDEDSSDALSPDQLAGHDSPLGPAPLPSPPDMLTCSSNPSPTQFITRAPPPPPPAPPVPSPQNLTNGTVAPAFSRPAPTLIKSKSASDRPTQRSKKPKDSKPKVKKLKYHQYIPPDQKVEREPPPQLDSTYAKILHQQQLFLQLQIINQQQQHYNYHTILPAPPKPPADQQPSSGPSPSRTTPAPTSASPGQSGQSRQIHALAKPGPLPPNLDDLKVAELKQELKLRGLPVSGTKNDLIERLRNFQEQNGVATATGPAPGGGAAKNNPPQQQQLAQPAGPSPVLGGAAVLQPSGEGNMVLAAFPFVATVGGGGAQTAAPPPVMQFGSTSSSPPASPALSDRSLAGTSPDETSCNGDAFEMVSSPLTQLSLHPSPQPSVATVKEESPDAASASCRFSSQHAVRRAGCPREAGGAVDKDQMLQEKDAQIEALTRMLRQKQRLVETLRLQLERGKHPDRLRVKEEPRDAAGDPPAGPPACCLSPDLLDGDTIRVTVKQEEEEEEEEEMKCEDQPPDQAQLSRAAEAESQQEAESQLTLQQREAELQLSLQQREAESQLQRPQPAQLQQLQDLLLQQSQQMHSEHQLHKKKKSHRQREKQEAQLQRLEAQQLQRQEVQQQIQEVQKQRRQEVQQQQRQEVQQQQRQEAQLQKQEAQLKQKQNAQQLLHSQQVFINQQMQTPASVPTPSFPLDLLKGQTTPTLLTDSNGNHFLIALTNHSPDGGAGRRAERKASGHVKLQRLKSSPAKSSSQSPPHPSGTENQSEPRMQPGGLTDQPVRKGQRAGLHVSTSSSQGAVPSFSAPPSLQPFFLGDDSAPSGNPLSPSPPHSTEVCLSLDQHALFSPPSPSPKQTCTSTQPGKENGSSQHMDDLFDILIQSGEISASFKGEPDPALSRLRPNTPPPSPAHSSNQLSPAPATSQQPLGGEPQPPSSAEGDGSAVGSGRLEDFLESTTGKPLLGAEPGGPLTLIDDLHSQMLSTSSILDQPPSPMDTCDLSFTPHPTGLDFGDPALDTMDWFDMTMGGAGSGGAGLAPLSSHTPPSVFSADFLDSSDLQLHWDSCL from the exons CGCTGAAGAGTCCAGCCGCCTTTCATGAACAGAGGAAGAGTCTGGAGCGCGCTCGG ACTGAAGACTACCTGAAGAGGAAGATCAGAAGCAGGCCGGAGAGGTCGGAGTTGGTGAGGATGCACATATTGGAag agacGTCAGCAGAGCCCTCCCTACAGGCTAAGCAGCTGCTGCTGAAACGCGCTCGTCTGGCGGACGACCTCAACGACAAGATCTCTCACCGGCCCGGCCCCATGGAACTGATCCATAAGAACATCCTGCCGGTGCACAGCAGCCTTAAACAGGCGCTCATAG agaCGGATTTCCCCAAGGTGGCGGGGGAGAGCTCCTCGTTCGACGAGGACAGCAGCGACGCCCTCTCCCCGGACCAGCTGGCCGGTCACGACTCTcccctgggccccgcccccctgccctcgCCCCCAGAcatgctcacctgcagcagtaacccctcccccacgcaG TTTATCACTCGGGCCCCGCCTCCACCACCTCCCGCCCCTCCTGTGCCCTCCCCGCAGAACCTGACCAATGGCACGGTGGCTCCTGCATTTTCTAGGCCCGCCCCCACGCTGATTAAG TCCAAGTCCGCCTCTGACCGGCCGACTCAGCGCTCTAAGAAGCCCAAGGACAGCAAGCCCAAGGTGAAGAAGCTCAAGTACCACCAGTACATCCCCCCCGACCAGAAGGTCGAGCGCGAGCCGCCCCCCCAGCTGGACTCCACCTACGCCAAAAtcctgcaccagcagcagctcttcctgcagctgcagatcatcaaccagcagcagcagcactatAACTACCACACCATCCTGCCTGCCCCGCCTAA ACCCCCTGCCGACCAGCAGCCTTCCTCCGGCCCCTCCCCATCTCGGACCACTCCCGCCCCTACGTCGGCCTCCCCTGGTCAGAGTGGGCAAAGTCGACAGATCCATGCCCTTGCCAAGCCTGGCCCTTTGCCCCCTAACCTGGATGACTTAAAG GTGGCGGAGctgaagcaggagctgaagctgCGCGGGTTGCCCGTGTCCGGCACGAAGAACGACCTCATCGAGCGGCTGAGGAACTTCCAGGAGCAGAACGgggtcgccacggcgacgggcCCCgcgccagggggcggggccgcgaaAAACAACccgccgcagcagcagcagctggcccAGCCCGCCGGCCCCTCCCCCGTTCTGGGAGGAGCCGCCGTCCTGCAGCCGTCGGGAGAAGGCAACATGGTGCTGGCGGCCTTCCCGTTTGTGGCCACGGTCGGGGGAGGCGGAGCCCAGactgcagctccgcccccggTGATGCAGTTTGGCAGCACGAGCTCCTCCCCTCCGGCGTCTCCCGCCCTGTCCGACCGCTCATTGGCCGGAACGAGCCCGGACGAGACGAGCTGTAACGGGGATGCATTTGAGATG gtctcctcccccctcacccagcTGAGCCTGCACCCCTCCCCGCAGCCCTCCGTCGCCACGGTGAAGGAGGAGAGCCCGGACGCGGCCTCTGCCTCCTGCCGCTTCTCCTCCCAGCATGCCGTGCGGCGGGCGGGGTGCCCCCgggaggcgggcggggccgtGGACAAGGACCAGATGCTGCAGGAGAAGGACGCGCAGATCGAGGCGCTGACGCGCATGCTGCGGCAGAAGCAGCGGCTCGTGGAGACCCTGCGCCTGCAGCTGGAGCGCGGCAAGCACCCCGACCGCCTGCGTGTCAAAGAGGAGCCCCGCGACGCCGCCGGGGACCCCCCCGCGGGCCCCCCCGCCTGCTGCCTCTCCCCCGACCTCCTGGACGGAGACACCATCCGGGTGACCGTcaagcaggaggaagaggaggaggaggaggaggagatgaagtGCGAGGACCAGCCCCCGGACCAGGCCCAGCTGTCTCGGGCCGCAGAGGCGGAGTCACAGCAGGAGGCGGAGTCGCAGCTGACCCTGCAGCAGCGGGAGGCGGAGTTGCAGCTGTCGCTGCAGCAGCGGGAGGCGGAGTCGCAGCTGCAGCGTCCGCAGCcggcacagctgcagcagctgcaggatctGCTCTTGCAGCAGAGCCAGCAGATGCACTCGGAACACCAGCTGCACAAGAAGAAGAAGTCACACAGGCAGCGGGAGAAGCAGGAAGCGCAGCTGCAGAGACTGGAAGCGCAGCAgctgcagagacaggaagtgcagcagcagatacaggaagtgcagaagcagcggagacaggaagtgcagcagcagcagagacaggaagtgcagcagcagcagagacaggaagcgcagctgcagaaacaggaagcGCAGCTGAAACAGAAGCAGAACGCACAGCAGCTGTTACACTCGCAGCAG GTGTTCATCAACCAGCAGATGCAGACCCCTGCTTCggtccccaccccctccttcccaTTGGACCTGCTGAAGGGACAGACCACCCCTACCCTTTTGACGGACAGCAACGGTAACCACTTCCTGATCGCGCTGACCAACCACAGTCCGGACGGCGGGGCCGGCAGGAGGGCAGAGCGCAAAGCGAGCGGCCATGTCAAGCTGCAG AGACTGAAGTCCTCTCCCGCCAAGTCCTCCAGCCAGTCGCCGCCCCACCCTTCCGGCACCGAGAACCAATCAGAGCCGCGGATGCAGCCTGGTGGCCTCACCGACCAGCCAGTCAGAAAG GGACAGAGGGCGGGGCTACACGTGTCGACCAGCAGCTCGCAAGGGGCGGTTCCATCTTTCTCTGCTCCGCCCAGTCTTCAGCCTTTCTTTTTGGGCGATGACTCCGCCCCCAGTGGAAACCCCCTCTCGCCTTCTCCCCCTCATAGT acGGAGGTGTGTTTGAGCCTCGACCAGCACGCACTGTTcagtcccccctccccatcccccaaacAGACGTGCACCTCCACTCAACCTGGGAAG GAGAATGGCTCTAGTCAGCACATGGACGACCTGTTTGACATCCTCATTCAGagtggag AGATCTCAGCCAGCTTCAAAGGCGAGCCAGACCCCGCCCTCTCACGCCTCCGCcccaacacccctcccccttcgccTGCCCATTCCTCCAACCAGCTCTCACCCGCCCCCGCAacttcccagcagcccctgggaGGAGAGCCTCAGCCGCCGTCCTCCGCAGAAGGTGACGGTAGTGCGGTGGGAAGCGGCCGCCTGGAGGACTTCCTGGAGAGCACCACTGGAAAACCGCTGCTGGGGGCTGAGCCCGGCGGGCCCTTGACTTTGATTGACGACCTCCACAGCCAAATGCTTAGCACCTCCAGTATATTGgaccagcccccctcccccatggaCACCTGCGACCTGAGcttcaccccccaccctacAGGACTGGACTTTGGAGACCCCGCTCTGGACACCATGGACTGGTTTGACATGACCATGGGCGGGGCCGGCAGTGGGGGGGCGGGCCTGGCACCTCTCAGCTCCCACACGCCCCCTAGTGTCTTTTCAGCAGACTTTTTGGACAGCTCTGACCTGCAGCTGCACTGGGATTCCTGCTTATAG
- the mrtfaa gene encoding myocardin-related transcription factor A isoform X3: protein MLDTNPRLRIEPDSLRAPPIREGLEKRALRLGYGRHACHSLREVLQLKLQQRRTREELVNQGIMPPLKSPAAFHEQRKSLERARTEDYLKRKIRSRPERSELVRMHILEETSAEPSLQAKQLLLKRARLADDLNDKISHRPGPMELIHKNILPVHSSLKQALIETDFPKVAGESSSFDEDSSDALSPDQLAGHDSPLGPAPLPSPPDMLTCSSNPSPTQFITRAPPPPPPAPPVPSPQNLTNGTVAPAFSRPAPTLIKSKSASDRPTQRSKKPKDSKPKVKKLKYHQYIPPDQKVEREPPPQLDSTYAKILHQQQLFLQLQIINQQQQHYNYHTILPAPPKPPADQQPSSGPSPSRTTPAPTSASPGQSGQSRQIHALAKPGPLPPNLDDLKVAELKQELKLRGLPVSGTKNDLIERLRNFQEQNGVATATGPAPGGGAAKNNPPQQQQLAQPAGPSPVLGGAAVLQPSGEGNMVLAAFPFVATVGGGGAQTAAPPPVMQFGSTSSSPPASPALSDRSLAGTSPDETSCNGDAFEMVSSPLTQLSLHPSPQPSVATVKEESPDAASASCRFSSQHAVRRAGCPREAGGAVDKDQMLQEKDAQIEALTRMLRQKQRLVETLRLQLERGKHPDRLRVKEEPRDAAGDPPAGPPACCLSPDLLDGDTIRVTVKQEEEEEEEEEMKCEDQPPDQAQLSRAAEAESQQEAESQLTLQQREAELQLSLQQREAESQLQRPQPAQLQQLQDLLLQQSQQMHSEHQLHKKKKSHRQREKQEAQLQRLEAQQLQRQEVQQQIQEVQKQRRQEVQQQQRQEVQQQQRQEAQLQKQEAQLKQKQNAQQLLHSQQVFINQQMQTPASVPTPSFPLDLLKGQTTPTLLTDSNGNHFLIALTNHSPDGGAGRRAERKASGHVKLQRLKSSPAKSSSQSPPHPSGTENQSEPRMQPGGLTDQPVRKGQRAGLHVSTSSSQGAVPSFSAPPSLQPFFLGDDSAPSGNPLSPSPPHSTEVCLSLDQHALFSPPSPSPKQTCTSTQPGKENGSSQHMDDLFDILIQSGEISASFKGEPDPALSRLRPNTPPPSPAHSSNQLSPAPATSQQPLGGEPQPPSSAEGDGSAVGSGRLEDFLESTTGKPLLGAEPGGPLTLIDDLHSQMLSTSSILDQPPSPMDTCDLSFTPHPTGLDFGDPALDTMDWFDMTMGGAGSGGAGLAPLSSHTPPSVFSADFLDSSDLQLHWDSCL, encoded by the exons CGCTGAAGAGTCCAGCCGCCTTTCATGAACAGAGGAAGAGTCTGGAGCGCGCTCGG ACTGAAGACTACCTGAAGAGGAAGATCAGAAGCAGGCCGGAGAGGTCGGAGTTGGTGAGGATGCACATATTGGAag agacGTCAGCAGAGCCCTCCCTACAGGCTAAGCAGCTGCTGCTGAAACGCGCTCGTCTGGCGGACGACCTCAACGACAAGATCTCTCACCGGCCCGGCCCCATGGAACTGATCCATAAGAACATCCTGCCGGTGCACAGCAGCCTTAAACAGGCGCTCATAG agaCGGATTTCCCCAAGGTGGCGGGGGAGAGCTCCTCGTTCGACGAGGACAGCAGCGACGCCCTCTCCCCGGACCAGCTGGCCGGTCACGACTCTcccctgggccccgcccccctgccctcgCCCCCAGAcatgctcacctgcagcagtaacccctcccccacgcaG TTTATCACTCGGGCCCCGCCTCCACCACCTCCCGCCCCTCCTGTGCCCTCCCCGCAGAACCTGACCAATGGCACGGTGGCTCCTGCATTTTCTAGGCCCGCCCCCACGCTGATTAAG TCCAAGTCCGCCTCTGACCGGCCGACTCAGCGCTCTAAGAAGCCCAAGGACAGCAAGCCCAAGGTGAAGAAGCTCAAGTACCACCAGTACATCCCCCCCGACCAGAAGGTCGAGCGCGAGCCGCCCCCCCAGCTGGACTCCACCTACGCCAAAAtcctgcaccagcagcagctcttcctgcagctgcagatcatcaaccagcagcagcagcactatAACTACCACACCATCCTGCCTGCCCCGCCTAA ACCCCCTGCCGACCAGCAGCCTTCCTCCGGCCCCTCCCCATCTCGGACCACTCCCGCCCCTACGTCGGCCTCCCCTGGTCAGAGTGGGCAAAGTCGACAGATCCATGCCCTTGCCAAGCCTGGCCCTTTGCCCCCTAACCTGGATGACTTAAAG GTGGCGGAGctgaagcaggagctgaagctgCGCGGGTTGCCCGTGTCCGGCACGAAGAACGACCTCATCGAGCGGCTGAGGAACTTCCAGGAGCAGAACGgggtcgccacggcgacgggcCCCgcgccagggggcggggccgcgaaAAACAACccgccgcagcagcagcagctggcccAGCCCGCCGGCCCCTCCCCCGTTCTGGGAGGAGCCGCCGTCCTGCAGCCGTCGGGAGAAGGCAACATGGTGCTGGCGGCCTTCCCGTTTGTGGCCACGGTCGGGGGAGGCGGAGCCCAGactgcagctccgcccccggTGATGCAGTTTGGCAGCACGAGCTCCTCCCCTCCGGCGTCTCCCGCCCTGTCCGACCGCTCATTGGCCGGAACGAGCCCGGACGAGACGAGCTGTAACGGGGATGCATTTGAGATG gtctcctcccccctcacccagcTGAGCCTGCACCCCTCCCCGCAGCCCTCCGTCGCCACGGTGAAGGAGGAGAGCCCGGACGCGGCCTCTGCCTCCTGCCGCTTCTCCTCCCAGCATGCCGTGCGGCGGGCGGGGTGCCCCCgggaggcgggcggggccgtGGACAAGGACCAGATGCTGCAGGAGAAGGACGCGCAGATCGAGGCGCTGACGCGCATGCTGCGGCAGAAGCAGCGGCTCGTGGAGACCCTGCGCCTGCAGCTGGAGCGCGGCAAGCACCCCGACCGCCTGCGTGTCAAAGAGGAGCCCCGCGACGCCGCCGGGGACCCCCCCGCGGGCCCCCCCGCCTGCTGCCTCTCCCCCGACCTCCTGGACGGAGACACCATCCGGGTGACCGTcaagcaggaggaagaggaggaggaggaggaggagatgaagtGCGAGGACCAGCCCCCGGACCAGGCCCAGCTGTCTCGGGCCGCAGAGGCGGAGTCACAGCAGGAGGCGGAGTCGCAGCTGACCCTGCAGCAGCGGGAGGCGGAGTTGCAGCTGTCGCTGCAGCAGCGGGAGGCGGAGTCGCAGCTGCAGCGTCCGCAGCcggcacagctgcagcagctgcaggatctGCTCTTGCAGCAGAGCCAGCAGATGCACTCGGAACACCAGCTGCACAAGAAGAAGAAGTCACACAGGCAGCGGGAGAAGCAGGAAGCGCAGCTGCAGAGACTGGAAGCGCAGCAgctgcagagacaggaagtgcagcagcagatacaggaagtgcagaagcagcggagacaggaagtgcagcagcagcagagacaggaagtgcagcagcagcagagacaggaagcgcagctgcagaaacaggaagcGCAGCTGAAACAGAAGCAGAACGCACAGCAGCTGTTACACTCGCAGCAG GTGTTCATCAACCAGCAGATGCAGACCCCTGCTTCggtccccaccccctccttcccaTTGGACCTGCTGAAGGGACAGACCACCCCTACCCTTTTGACGGACAGCAACGGTAACCACTTCCTGATCGCGCTGACCAACCACAGTCCGGACGGCGGGGCCGGCAGGAGGGCAGAGCGCAAAGCGAGCGGCCATGTCAAGCTGCAG AGACTGAAGTCCTCTCCCGCCAAGTCCTCCAGCCAGTCGCCGCCCCACCCTTCCGGCACCGAGAACCAATCAGAGCCGCGGATGCAGCCTGGTGGCCTCACCGACCAGCCAGTCAGAAAG GGACAGAGGGCGGGGCTACACGTGTCGACCAGCAGCTCGCAAGGGGCGGTTCCATCTTTCTCTGCTCCGCCCAGTCTTCAGCCTTTCTTTTTGGGCGATGACTCCGCCCCCAGTGGAAACCCCCTCTCGCCTTCTCCCCCTCATAGT acGGAGGTGTGTTTGAGCCTCGACCAGCACGCACTGTTcagtcccccctccccatcccccaaacAGACGTGCACCTCCACTCAACCTGGGAAG GAGAATGGCTCTAGTCAGCACATGGACGACCTGTTTGACATCCTCATTCAGagtggag AGATCTCAGCCAGCTTCAAAGGCGAGCCAGACCCCGCCCTCTCACGCCTCCGCcccaacacccctcccccttcgccTGCCCATTCCTCCAACCAGCTCTCACCCGCCCCCGCAacttcccagcagcccctgggaGGAGAGCCTCAGCCGCCGTCCTCCGCAGAAGGTGACGGTAGTGCGGTGGGAAGCGGCCGCCTGGAGGACTTCCTGGAGAGCACCACTGGAAAACCGCTGCTGGGGGCTGAGCCCGGCGGGCCCTTGACTTTGATTGACGACCTCCACAGCCAAATGCTTAGCACCTCCAGTATATTGgaccagcccccctcccccatggaCACCTGCGACCTGAGcttcaccccccaccctacAGGACTGGACTTTGGAGACCCCGCTCTGGACACCATGGACTGGTTTGACATGACCATGGGCGGGGCCGGCAGTGGGGGGGCGGGCCTGGCACCTCTCAGCTCCCACACGCCCCCTAGTGTCTTTTCAGCAGACTTTTTGGACAGCTCTGACCTGCAGCTGCACTGGGATTCCTGCTTATAG